The region ACATTGCCTGGACCGCAGTCAAAGAAAATGAGGTCTTGTTTGTCGGCGAAGGGCTTGAGTGCAGTCAAGTTTGCGATACCGCCAATGTTTAGCAGCACACGGCCGATAGGCTGTTTGCCGTAGAGCAACCAGTCTAAGTATGGGGCAAGCGGCGCCCCTTCACCGCCCATTGCGACATCGGCGACACGAAAGTCGGAAATAACAGGCACGCCGACGCGATTGGCAATGACCGCCGCTTCGCCCAACTGCAAAGTTGAGCGCACCTTATGCTTCCCAATGCGCTGCTGCTCAGGTTGATGCCAGAAAGTTTGCCCATGCGATGCCACAAAATCCAGCTTCTCTACTTTGAAAGCCGTCTTGAACGTCAAAATTGCTTCTGCAAAAAGCTCACCGATGAGAAAATTTAACTGAGACAGTTCTGGCAAGCGTGCGGCGTCAGGTGAAAAGTTCTTTATGATGCGCTGGCGCAAGGCAGGTGCAATTGGATATGTCTCAAAGCTTAGCAACTCTATTTTCAGCGACCCTGAGCGGCGTACAAGGTGCACATAACCGACATCAATGCCATCCACTGATGTGCCTGATAAGACGCCTATCCCGAATCGCTCTTTTTGGCGAAGCAGCGACAAAAGGCTCATTGCAGCCCGTTCTCATAGACGACTTTGCCGCCCACGATAGTGCAAAGCACTTTTGTAGAGAGGATTTCCTCATCAGGAATCGTGAGCAGGTTTTTGGAGAGCACCACCACATCAGCCAGCTTGCCCACCTTCAGTGAGCCTTTTAAGTGCTCCTCAAAGGCGGCGTAAGCTGGAGCGAGGGTATAGGAGCGCAAGGCTTCCAAGCGCGTCATTGCTTGGTCGCCGAAGAACACGCTGCCATCTTTCAATTTGCGCGTTACAGCTGCGTAAAAGCATGCAATTGGGTTAATGTCCTCAACAGGTGCATCTGTGCCGTTGGAGACGACCGCACCTGTTTGCAGAAGCTTTTTCCAAACATATGCACCCGCTTGCGCCCGCAGTTCAGAGAGCCGCTTTAGCACAAACGGTGCATCGGAGGTTGCATGCACGGCTTGCATTGATGCAATCACGCCCAGCTTGGCAAAGCGTGGAATGTCGGCTTCATCGAGATGTTGTGCGTGTTCAATGCGCCAGCGTAAGTTCTGACCGTTTTGACCGAAGGTCTGCTCGTAGATGTTGAGTACCTCTCGATTTGCGCGATCTCCGATTGCATGCGTGCATAGCTGAAAGCCATTTTTCAAGGCAAGTGCTGCAGTTGCACGAATCTCCTCAATAGAACGCACTGCCTGACCTGTGCTGCTTGGCAAATCGCTGTAGGGCTGCAATAGCCATGCACCATGCGAGCCTAATGCTCCGTCCATATACTCTTTGATAGCGCGCACCGTCAAATGATGCTTGGCGTAGCCAATCAGGCGATACTGCGGCAAGCGTTCAGCCAGCTTCGTTTCACGAGCACTCACCATTACCCAAAGTCGAATTGGCAGCTCGCCCTTGTCAGCCATATCTTTCAGGCGGTCAATCGTCTCAAACGAAGAGCCTGCGTCTTGAAAGCTGGTTACACCTTTGGAGAGTGCTTCAGCAATTGCAAGGCGAATTGCTTGGCGCTCAGCAGAATCAATTTCTGCAGGGGTGCGGCGTGCAAGGTCGGCTTGATAGGCCTGCTCAATTAGACTCTGTGCAGTTTCCTGAAAAATGCCAATTGCGTTGCCGTTTCGGTCGCGCCAGATAGTTCCGCCTACGGGGCTTGGCGTCTCTTTGCTGATGCGTGCCAGCTCCATGGCTTTTTTATTCGCAAAGAGCAAATGACCACTGGCGTGGCGCAAGAGCACAGGGTGATTAGGCGAGACAGCACTAATTAGGTCATGCGTAGGGTAGCCATCCACATTTGGCTCTGGCATGCGTTCAAACTTTTCTTGATGCCAACCCCGCCCTATAATCCAAGTGCCTGCTGGCAGTTTCTCTGCTGCGGCTTTCACCATCTCTGCCACCTCTTGCCAATCTTTGACTCGACTTAGCTTCAGAATAGTCTGTGCTTGCCCCAGTCCCACCAGATGTGCATGCCCCTCGATGAAGCCGGGCATTGCAAACTTGCCTTGCAGGTCTATTACTCGAGTGCGCGCCCCGATAAACTTTCGAATCTCATCATTTTTTCCCAACGCCAGAATTGTGTCACCTGCGGCGGCTAAAGCCTCTACCTCTGGCTGAGTTTCTTCCAGCGTAATGATTTTGCCATTTAGCAAGACTAACTCTGCTGATGGTGGAGATGCGTGACAAGCAGCCAGCAGCAGCACTGTCATGTAAGCAAGCAGCGAAGGCTTCATTTGCTTCAAAAGGTTTGATAGGTTAAGAGTTGCCACACCAGTGACTATGCAGAGAACGCAAAAGTGCTCCTTTACCCTACTTTTAGTAGCGCTTTGCGTTAGCGACAAGATTTATTTAACTTTGTGCTTTGTTGCGCATAAAGAGACGCTCTCAGCCTCACGAACAGAGCTTTTAGAGCGACACAAAACGCGTAGGCGAAATTTGCATCATTTTTCAACTCAAATCAACGCCTTTAACTCTAAACGACAATGACCACTACAGCAGTCCGACCCGATGAGGTCTCCGCAATTCTTCGCCGGCAGCTCTCTGGCTTCGAATCCGAAGCCGATCTATACGAAGTCGGCACCGTCTTGCAAGTTGGCGACGGTATTGCGCGCATCTATGGGCTTTCTAAAGTGATGGCTGGCGAACTGGTAGAGTTTCCCAACAATGTGATGGGAATGGTGCTTAATCTCGAGGAAGACAATGTCGGTGCCGTTTTGTTTGGCGATTCGGAGCTGGTGCGAGAGGGAGACATTGTCAAGCGCACACGCATTTTGGCATCGATTCCGGTTGGCGAGGCAATGTTGGGTCGTGTGATTAACCCACTGGGTCAGCCTATTGATGGCAAAGGTCCGATTGAAACCAAACTGCGCCTTCCTTTGGAGCGTCGTGCGCCGGGCGTTATCTACCGCGAACCTGTAAAAGAGCCTTTGCAAACCGGCATTAAGGCGATCGACTCAATGATTCCAATTGGGCGTGGGCAGCGCGAGCTAATTATCGGCGACCGTCAAACTGGTAAAACTGCCGTTGCAATTGATACCATCATCAATCAAGCGCGCATCAATCGCAGCCTGCCCCCTGAACGCAAAAATGAAACTATGCACTGCATTTATGTAGCGGTCGGTCAGAAAGGTTCATCCGTCGCTCAAGTGGTTGGCACGCTCGAGAAGTATGGCGCAATGGAATACACGACGGTAATTTCAGCGACCGCCTCTGACCCTGCACCAATGCAGTTCATCGCTCCATTTGCTGGCGCAGCGCTAGGCGAGTATTTTCGAGATACTGGTCGGCACGCCTTAGTGATTTACGATGACCTCTCTAAACAAGCCGTTGCCTACCGTCAAGTTTCTTTGCTTCTGCGCCGTCCTCCAGGGCGCGAAGCCTATCCGGGTGATGTTTTCTACCTGCACTCGCGGCTCTTGGAACGCGCCGCTAAAATTCACCGTGATGACAAAATTGCTCAAGCGATGAACGACCTGCCTGAAGCGATTCGCCCCTTTGTCAAAGGTGGCGGTTCGCTCACAGCGTTGCCCATCATTGAAACTCAAGCAGGCGATGTCTCAGCATATATCCCGACAAATGTGATCTCTATCACCGATGGGCAAATCTATCTGGAATCCAATCTCTTCAACGCAGGCGTTCGTCCTGCTATCAACGTTGGCATCTCGGTCTCGCGCGTGGGTGGCAATGCGCAAATCAAAGCAATGAAAAAAGTCGCAGGCACTTTGCGCTTGGATTTGGCACAGTATCGCTCGCTGGAAGCTTTTGCAAAATTTGGTTCTGACCTCGATAAGGCGACGCAAGCGCAATTGACACGCGGCGCTCGTTTGGTTGAAATCTTAAAGCAGGGGCAGTATTCACCTGTGCCTGTTGAGGAGCAAGTCGTCTCCATTTTCGTTGGCACCAGTGGCTTTCTGGACAGCCTACCCCTCAATCTGGTGCGGCGCTTTGAGGCAGAGTTTCTGCAAAATGTGCGCGACACGCACCCTGAAATTTTGCAGACTATTGTGGAAAAGAAGGAACTAACCGATGATATTGCTAAGCAAATTAAGGACCTCGCAAAGAGTTACGTGGAAGTCTTCAAAACAAAGTATCAAGTCAAGTAGTCTGATATGGCCACGCTTAGAGAACTTCGCACGCGCATTAAGGGCATTCGCAACACGCAGCAGGTAACTAAGGCAATGCGAATGGTTGCCGCTGCTAAGCTCCGTCGCTCGCAAGACCGGGCGATTGCTGCCCGCCCATATGCCAACGCCCTAAAGAAAATGTTGGCTTCAATTGTCGCAAAAATCGATGTCTCCGAATTCTCGCTGCTCACCCCGCGTCCAGTTACCAAACGCATTCTGGCAGTTGTCGTCGCAGCCGATAGAGGGCTATGCGGCGCCTTTAATGCCAACTTGCTCAAAATGGCTCGGGAGACCTTTCAAGGTGAGTATCAAGAATGGGCGGCTAAGAACAACTTGCTGGTTATGCCCGTTGGACGCCGAAGTGTGGATTTCTTTGCCAAGCAACCGTATCCAGTCGTTGAGCGTTTTTCGGGTGTTTTCCAGAAGCTGGAGTTTGAGACAGCCAAAGCGATTGCTGACAAAGCAACTGCGCTCTACGCCAGTGGGGAGGTCGATCGCGTGGTGCTTTTCTACAATGAGTTCAAAACCGTGCTTGCACCACAGTTGCGAAAGGAGGTCTTTTTGCCGATTGAACCGCCTAAGACCCAGCCCACTTTATCGGGTGATTATATCTTTGAACCAGACCCAACAGAAATTATCGGACAACTTTTGCCGCTCTATCTTGCCAATCAAATTTGGCGGATGCTGCTTGAATCCAACGCTGCTGAACAAGCCGCACGGATGACTGCAATGGATGCTGCCTCTAACAATGCTAAAGAGCTACTGCGCATCTTAGGCATTACTTACAACCGCGTGCGTCAAGCCTCTATCACCAAAGAAATCATTGAAATCATCAGCGGCGCTGATGCCTTGCAGAACAAATAGCGACCTTGCCGCAAAGAAGGGCAGCGGTCTCTGCCCTTCTTCTCCCTCTCTCATTTGCACCAAGCCGAAACGGTTTAAGCAAGTCTAAGTGTTGCAGCGTTTAGACATTCATTAACCCAAGTGATAGGTTATGCACACATATCAACGCTCTATCGTTATTGATGCGCCGATTGAGGTGGTCTTTCACTTTCACGACGACCCAGCCAATCTTCTTAAAATCACGCCGAAAGATGTCAAGGTTGAGCTTTTAGGTGCAACACCTGCAGGTAAGGGACAGCGTGTGAGTATTATGGTAGTGCAGTTTGGGTTTTTCAAGAGTCGCTGGGATGTGGAAATTACGGAGTATGAACCACCCTATCGAATGGTAGATGTGGCTCACCACAGTCCTTTTCGAAAGTGGCGGCAAGAGCGGCGCTTTGAGAAACTAGGTGACCGCAAAACCAAAATGACCGACTACATTGAGTATGAGCTTCCCGTAGAAGCCCTTGCAAATATTTTTGCAGGCAAGCTAATTGAGCACGAAGTCGACAAAATGTTCCGATTCCGACAAGCCCGCACCAAAGCCCTCATCGAAGAAAGTATGCAAGCTCGCACCGCTATTGCGATTTAAGTGAAACGATTTCTTAACGCTCAGGACTTGAAAACTAATCAGGACTTGAAAACTAACCCCAAGAAGCGTTAAATTTTGGCACAACTTACCTCGCAAAGGACTATGTCTGACACACAGGAAAGAGGTGGCCTCACGCCACAAGAGTGGAAAGACTTGCAGATTCAAATTGCGGAACTCTTTGACATCACGCTTAAATACTCTGAAATTGTAGCCAAAGAAAGCGACAAAGTTTGGGACAAAGACCGACCCAAATTTGTCAAGCGAAAAGACGTCTCGGTCGACGAAGCACTGGCTGAATACCAGCGCAAGCTCAAGCAATTTGAAGATGAACGCCAGCAAGCCTACGCCAAAAACTATAGCCGCGTCAAAGCCGATAGCTTCGACCGTGTCGTGAAGATTGAAAAATATGTAGAGCGGCTGGCAGCAGCGGTTGGCGTAAATTTCTCCGTTGACCCCGAGCGCAAAAAGTAAGTTTCCTCAGAGCCGCAGTGCTGAGGCAAGGTGCATTGCTCTAACTTTGCTGCTGATTTGCCGTAGCCCGTATTGCAACTGTAGAAGGCAGCCTGGGTTTGCCGTTACCACAATTTCAGCACCTGTGCGTGCAATTGCTCGTAGCTTTTCTTCCAAAAGTTGCTCAGATAGTTTCGGCTGCAGCAGGTTGTAGATACCTGCACTACCACAGCATTGTGGCGAGTTCAGTTCAACAATGCGTCCAAATTTTCGCTGCAATAGCTCGCGCGGTTCACGGCGGATTTTCTGCCCATGCTCCAAGTGGCAAGCATCTTGATAGGTAATGCTCGCTCTAACCTGCTTTGGCTCAAAATTTCGCGCCAGCAACACTTCTGACATGTCGCGCACGCGGCGTGCGAGGGCAGTTGCCTTGGCATATTCTGGCTCATCTGGTGAAAAAAGCTGAGCATAATGCTTCATCATTGCGCCGCAGCCTGCAGAATTCACCACAATTAGTTCCTCGCCCGCAAATGCGTGCAGATTTGCTCTTGCCATCGCTTTTGCTTCCTCGAGAAAGCCATTGTGCGCATTTAGTGCTCCACAGCACACTTGCGACTTTGGTACAATCACGCTAAGCCCCACACTCTGCAGCAGCGCTACGGTGTCCCAATGCACATCGGCAAACGCTGTGTTCATAATGCAGCCCGAAAGAAAGAGCACGCGCTCGCCCTTCGCTGGCTCTGGATTTCGGTAGCTTTCATCGAAAAACTGCAGCGAGAAAGTGGGTGCAAGTCGGTAGAGCCGTCGCAAGTTTTTGGGCAGGAGTTTTTCTACTGGCCAGCGTTGTGTCAGCGCTATCAAACGCGAGATGCGCTTGAAGCGAGTAGGGTATGGGAAAAGCCACTTCATTGCCAGCGCAAGCAAGCGCACTTCGAGCATGGGTCGCTTCATTTGCGTCTTCAGCACCAGCGTCTTTGCGGACTCAAAAATTTTCTCATACTCTACGCCTGCTGGGCACGCTGTCTGACAAGCCAGACACCCTAAGCAGGTATTAATGGCTTCGGCAATATCGGCTATCGATTCACTTGGCAAAAGCTGACCCTCAAAGAGTGCACGCGTTAGCTGAATGCGACCACGTGGCGAATAACGCTCAAGTTCAGTCAGGCTGTATGTAGGACAGTGTGGCAGACAAAAGCCACATTGCATACAGTTTAAGAGCATTTCATCGGTAACCAGTGGCAAGGTAGGCAAGGCGATTCTTGCTCCGCTATCATTCGTGTCGTCATCTGTCTCTGGCATATTCATTGCGAAGCATTTAACAGAGTGATTTGATGCACTTTCGGTATACCCTAAAATGAGCGAAGCACCGTGTTGCGTAGGTAGTGCTTGTCGTCTCGGTAAGGATAGTCAGTGGTATAATGCAAGCCTCTTGATTCACGGCGTTTGATTGCGCTTTCAATGATGAGTTTTGCTACTTTGATAATGTTACGCAGTTCCAATAAGCCTTCAGAGACTTTGGTGCGCTTGTAGTAGGCTTCGGTTTCTTCTTTGAGAAATTCAATCCGTCGGCGTGCCCGCTCCAAGCGCAAGTCGCTGCGCACAATCCCTACATAATCATTCATTACTTGCTGCACTTCTTTTCGGTTATGTGAAATGAGCACCCATTCTTCAGGTGATTCTGTACCACTTTCGTCCCAGTCGGGAAAATCGCTACGAATTGAGACAGACTTGAAATTCTGGCATAAGTCTAAGTACGCACGATGTGAAAACACCAGTGCTTCCAGCAGCGAATTGCTTGCAAGCCGATTTGCGCCATGCACGCCTGTGCATGCTGCTTCTCCAGAGGCATAGAGGCGGTTGAGTGTGGTGCGAGCAAACAGGTCAGTTGCCACGCCACCGCACGAATAATGCATTGCCGGTACGACGGGAATAAGCTCCTGCGTGATGTCAATGCCATACATCAAGCAGCGCTCATAAATGTTTGGGAAGTGCTCCTTGATAGCGCTGGCGGGCTTGTGTGTGATGTCCAAATAGACGCATTCATCGCCCAGCTTTTTCATTTCGCTGTCAATTGCACGAGCAACGATATCGCGTGGTGCCAATTCCTTACGCGCATCATACCGCGCCATAAAGGCTTCGCCTTTGGAGTTGCGTAAAATGCCGCCAAATCCGCGCACGGCTTCGCTAATCAAAAATGACTTGGCTTTTGGGTGATAGAGCGAGGTAGGGTGAAATTGAATGAACTCCATATTGTGAATCTCTGCACCTGCTCGATACGCCATGGCGATGCCGTCGCCTGTTGCAATCTCTGGATTGGTCGTATGCTGATAGACTTGCCCGCACCCGCCTGTTGCCAGCATTGTAAAGCGCGAGAGAATTTTCTTGAACCGCCCTGTCTTAGTATCCAGCGCATATGCACCATAGCAAGTGATGTCGTTGGTTTTCCTGCGCAGGTGATGCTCTGTAATCAGCTCAATTGCGATATGGTGTTCCCAGAGTGTAATATTGGGGGTCTCAGCGACCTTCGCCAGTAGAGCACGCTCAATTTCACGTCCAGTTAAGTCGGCTGCATGCAGAATTCTATTCTTGGAATGCCCACCTTCCCGCACAAGGTGAGGCTCACCATCTTTCATTGTAAATTGCACGCCCATCGCAATCAGTTCTCTGACATGCTCCGGTCCTTCCTTGACGAGCACTTCCACGGCTTCACGATTGCACAGCCCCGCTCCTGCTTCAAGCGTATCTGCAATGTGCAGTTCATATCGATCATCTGGTGCTAGAACTGCTGCAATGCCTCCTTGCGCCCAATTCGTATTGGAATCGGATTGCTCTTTCTTGGTGATTATCAGCACGCTACCAAGCCTTGCAGCACGGAGTGCAAAGAATAGACCTGCAATGCCACTACCAATAACCAGCGTGTCAACCTTGACTTCTTCTGTCATTGCAAGCTATCAGAGAGTGGGTATTTGCAAGTGTGTGCGCCACCGTATTGTGCCTTTGCTCCTATTCTGCTGGTGTTTCAGCTGGAGCTGGCGCCATGTAGCGCTCTCTAATCAGGTGCCAGACTACAGGCAAGAGTGAGATAGCCACTACGACAATGATGACTTTGTCGATATCCTTTGCGATGGTTGGGAAACTCTTGCCTAAGAAGTAGCCCGTGAGTGTCATACTCATTACCCAGAAAATACCCCCGAAGATGTTGTAAGCCGCAAACTTTGGATAGTGCATCTTTGCCACACCTGCCATAGTGGGTGCAAAGGTGCGCACGATTGGCACAAAGCGCGCAAGGATAATTGTTTTGCCGCCGTGCTTGTCGTAAAAGGCTTGAGTTTGCTCCACATACTTGCGTTTGAAGAAGCGGGAGTCTGGTCGGTCAAATAGTGCTGCGCCCGCTCGCCGACCAATGAAATAGCCAGTTGCATCACCCACGATGGCACAGAGTGTCAGCAATCCATTCAGCCACAGGAGGTCAAGGTCGCCACGTGCTGCAAAAATGCCTGCTGTAACCAGAAGCGAGTCGCCGGGTAGAAAGAAACCTGCAAGTAAGCCAGTTTCGGCAAAAATCACGAGCGCCATAATTGCGTAGCCAGCGCTCACAATTGTCTCTGGGGCAATCCAGTGACGCAGCGTAGTTAGAACATCCATTGCTTGAAGCGTTGGTTTAGCGAAACGCAAGATACACAAAACTTTGGATTGCGTGGTGTCTGCTACCACCCCCATGTATCTCTGCCGCCTTTGAAAGGCCCGATGAGGTCACTTGTAATCCATCCACCGTAAAAATCACCAGCTTGAGGGATTACTCTTTCATCATCCACATAACATTCATCTACACGGCTAGCGTAGAATGCAATGTGATTTTTTAGGTCGGCGTAGCGCGGCGTCGGATTTGGATAACTCCACGCTGCATTAGGAGAACTTCTCTTGCCAACCTGCACTGTCCAGTATGCTGCCTCACCTTTAAACTCGCAAAATGACCAATGCGTCGAAGGCTGAAGGTATTGCATCTTAATATCTTCAACCGGAATGTAGTAAGTAGGCGGGTGGCTGGTCTCTAACACTCTAAGGGCACGAGTAGTATCAGCTATTTTCTCGCCTGCAAAGAAGACACGCAGTCTTCGTGCCGTTGGCTCTAAGCGTGGCGGGCGTGGATAGTTCCAAACGCTTTCTTTTTTCACAGTGTCCGTTAATTTTGTGCTCACGACGCATTAGAAAACCAGCAAAGTATGCGGAACGTTTTTTTGAGCTTGATGTGCCTGCTGCTATGCCTGAGCACCACCTCACGCACTTTCGCCCACTGCTGCTCCGCTTTTCCTTTAAGTCTAACATCCTGCCCTATAGCCGTCGCTGACT is a window of Chloroherpetonaceae bacterium DNA encoding:
- the nadB gene encoding L-aspartate oxidase, whose translation is MTEEVKVDTLVIGSGIAGLFFALRAARLGSVLIITKKEQSDSNTNWAQGGIAAVLAPDDRYELHIADTLEAGAGLCNREAVEVLVKEGPEHVRELIAMGVQFTMKDGEPHLVREGGHSKNRILHAADLTGREIERALLAKVAETPNITLWEHHIAIELITEHHLRRKTNDITCYGAYALDTKTGRFKKILSRFTMLATGGCGQVYQHTTNPEIATGDGIAMAYRAGAEIHNMEFIQFHPTSLYHPKAKSFLISEAVRGFGGILRNSKGEAFMARYDARKELAPRDIVARAIDSEMKKLGDECVYLDITHKPASAIKEHFPNIYERCLMYGIDITQELIPVVPAMHYSCGGVATDLFARTTLNRLYASGEAACTGVHGANRLASNSLLEALVFSHRAYLDLCQNFKSVSIRSDFPDWDESGTESPEEWVLISHNRKEVQQVMNDYVGIVRSDLRLERARRRIEFLKEETEAYYKRTKVSEGLLELRNIIKVAKLIIESAIKRRESRGLHYTTDYPYRDDKHYLRNTVLRSF
- a CDS encoding VTT domain-containing protein; translation: MDVLTTLRHWIAPETIVSAGYAIMALVIFAETGLLAGFFLPGDSLLVTAGIFAARGDLDLLWLNGLLTLCAIVGDATGYFIGRRAGAALFDRPDSRFFKRKYVEQTQAFYDKHGGKTIILARFVPIVRTFAPTMAGVAKMHYPKFAAYNIFGGIFWVMSMTLTGYFLGKSFPTIAKDIDKVIIVVVAISLLPVVWHLIRERYMAPAPAETPAE
- a CDS encoding anhydro-N-acetylmuramic acid kinase, which gives rise to MSLLSLLRQKERFGIGVLSGTSVDGIDVGYVHLVRRSGSLKIELLSFETYPIAPALRQRIIKNFSPDAARLPELSQLNFLIGELFAEAILTFKTAFKVEKLDFVASHGQTFWHQPEQQRIGKHKVRSTLQLGEAAVIANRVGVPVISDFRVADVAMGGEGAPLAPYLDWLLYGKQPIGRVLLNIGGIANLTALKPFADKQDLIFFDCGPGNVFLDAASQRLFGKPFDKGGNLAAQGTPARKVLTELLQDPYYRKAPPKSTGREYFSEAYLERILSLCQRNGLSNYDILATLTALTAESVAKQVRAFVLSRCAVDEMLVSGGGAENPTLMRFLREALPEIATLKKSNAVSSIPAKAKEAVLFAVLGDAFLSCQSAALTTPAILGKLTLPAGFPLS
- the atpG gene encoding ATP synthase F1 subunit gamma, with translation MATLRELRTRIKGIRNTQQVTKAMRMVAAAKLRRSQDRAIAARPYANALKKMLASIVAKIDVSEFSLLTPRPVTKRILAVVVAADRGLCGAFNANLLKMARETFQGEYQEWAAKNNLLVMPVGRRSVDFFAKQPYPVVERFSGVFQKLEFETAKAIADKATALYASGEVDRVVLFYNEFKTVLAPQLRKEVFLPIEPPKTQPTLSGDYIFEPDPTEIIGQLLPLYLANQIWRMLLESNAAEQAARMTAMDAASNNAKELLRILGITYNRVRQASITKEIIEIISGADALQNK
- the atpA gene encoding F0F1 ATP synthase subunit alpha, with protein sequence MTTTAVRPDEVSAILRRQLSGFESEADLYEVGTVLQVGDGIARIYGLSKVMAGELVEFPNNVMGMVLNLEEDNVGAVLFGDSELVREGDIVKRTRILASIPVGEAMLGRVINPLGQPIDGKGPIETKLRLPLERRAPGVIYREPVKEPLQTGIKAIDSMIPIGRGQRELIIGDRQTGKTAVAIDTIINQARINRSLPPERKNETMHCIYVAVGQKGSSVAQVVGTLEKYGAMEYTTVISATASDPAPMQFIAPFAGAALGEYFRDTGRHALVIYDDLSKQAVAYRQVSLLLRRPPGREAYPGDVFYLHSRLLERAAKIHRDDKIAQAMNDLPEAIRPFVKGGGSLTALPIIETQAGDVSAYIPTNVISITDGQIYLESNLFNAGVRPAINVGISVSRVGGNAQIKAMKKVAGTLRLDLAQYRSLEAFAKFGSDLDKATQAQLTRGARLVEILKQGQYSPVPVEEQVVSIFVGTSGFLDSLPLNLVRRFEAEFLQNVRDTHPEILQTIVEKKELTDDIAKQIKDLAKSYVEVFKTKYQVK
- a CDS encoding DUF427 domain-containing protein codes for the protein MKKESVWNYPRPPRLEPTARRLRVFFAGEKIADTTRALRVLETSHPPTYYIPVEDIKMQYLQPSTHWSFCEFKGEAAYWTVQVGKRSSPNAAWSYPNPTPRYADLKNHIAFYASRVDECYVDDERVIPQAGDFYGGWITSDLIGPFKGGRDTWGW
- a CDS encoding amidohydrolase, with the translated sequence MKPSLLAYMTVLLLAACHASPPSAELVLLNGKIITLEETQPEVEALAAAGDTILALGKNDEIRKFIGARTRVIDLQGKFAMPGFIEGHAHLVGLGQAQTILKLSRVKDWQEVAEMVKAAAEKLPAGTWIIGRGWHQEKFERMPEPNVDGYPTHDLISAVSPNHPVLLRHASGHLLFANKKAMELARISKETPSPVGGTIWRDRNGNAIGIFQETAQSLIEQAYQADLARRTPAEIDSAERQAIRLAIAEALSKGVTSFQDAGSSFETIDRLKDMADKGELPIRLWVMVSARETKLAERLPQYRLIGYAKHHLTVRAIKEYMDGALGSHGAWLLQPYSDLPSSTGQAVRSIEEIRATAALALKNGFQLCTHAIGDRANREVLNIYEQTFGQNGQNLRWRIEHAQHLDEADIPRFAKLGVIASMQAVHATSDAPFVLKRLSELRAQAGAYVWKKLLQTGAVVSNGTDAPVEDINPIACFYAAVTRKLKDGSVFFGDQAMTRLEALRSYTLAPAYAAFEEHLKGSLKVGKLADVVVLSKNLLTIPDEEILSTKVLCTIVGGKVVYENGLQ
- a CDS encoding heterodisulfide reductase-related iron-sulfur binding cluster, whose translation is MPETDDDTNDSGARIALPTLPLVTDEMLLNCMQCGFCLPHCPTYSLTELERYSPRGRIQLTRALFEGQLLPSESIADIAEAINTCLGCLACQTACPAGVEYEKIFESAKTLVLKTQMKRPMLEVRLLALAMKWLFPYPTRFKRISRLIALTQRWPVEKLLPKNLRRLYRLAPTFSLQFFDESYRNPEPAKGERVLFLSGCIMNTAFADVHWDTVALLQSVGLSVIVPKSQVCCGALNAHNGFLEEAKAMARANLHAFAGEELIVVNSAGCGAMMKHYAQLFSPDEPEYAKATALARRVRDMSEVLLARNFEPKQVRASITYQDACHLEHGQKIRREPRELLQRKFGRIVELNSPQCCGSAGIYNLLQPKLSEQLLEEKLRAIARTGAEIVVTANPGCLLQLQYGLRQISSKVRAMHLASALRL
- a CDS encoding SRPBCC family protein, which gives rise to MHTYQRSIVIDAPIEVVFHFHDDPANLLKITPKDVKVELLGATPAGKGQRVSIMVVQFGFFKSRWDVEITEYEPPYRMVDVAHHSPFRKWRQERRFEKLGDRKTKMTDYIEYELPVEALANIFAGKLIEHEVDKMFRFRQARTKALIEESMQARTAIAI